The nucleotide sequence GAGTTAGTAGCTCGTTCTCTCCCTTTCTTTTTTCAAGGTCGTATTTCTCGTTTAAGCGCTTAAGACGATAGGTTTTTTGTTGCTCTAAGTGCGAAAAATACTTTTTAATGTACAGTTTCTTATTATCAAAGGCTTTTTTATCTTCCCCTATACCCGCATAAATATGTGCCAACACTAGGTAAGCGCCAGCAAACAGCGGCGTATCAAGTTGTTTTTTGGCTAAAGAAGGTTCAAGTTTTATCGCTTTATTAAGCCAATTAATCACCTTGTATTCTTGCCCTTCAACATTAGCGATGTTGGCGCGAACAAGATATAAAATATATTGTTCGGCTTTATTCAGCATTAAAGATAAGGCTTGAAATTCTAATAATTTCACCTGTGCTGTCACACGGTCGTGTTCACTTAAGGTTTTTAACGATAATATTTGTGCATTAATAGGAAAAATGAACTCTGCGGCAGGATCGTGCTCAGATGAACTCGCAGCCAAATTCGCAGACAAATTATCCGATTGATTAAAAACTTGTTGTTCACCTAGAGCTTCGTCAGCGTTAGCAACATTACCGAGCATGCATATTGATAAAAAATATAACGCGATACTTTTCAAGCTGCGGCCTTTAAAGGCAATACATTTAAAGACAGAGCATCTAGAAGTAAAGTATTCTAAAGTAACGTATTTATTCATGACAACTCACTTTATTACGACCAGAACGCTTTGCCCTTAATAATTGCTCGTCAGCAGCTTTTATTAGCGCAGAAAAGCTATCAAAATTCTGCTGACTCAAGGTAGCAATACCAATACTTACCGTCAGCTCATTTATCTGCTGATTTTTCCATTTGGCCTGCGCAATATTTTTTCGTAAACGTTCTGCTACTTCCAGTGAATCAACCTGTTCTGTATTGGGTAATAAAGCAATAAACTCCTCACCGCCAAAGCGACCAAAAACATCATTTGAGCACATTAAATTCTGACCATGCATAGCAATTTCTTTTAATGTGACATCACCTTCATGATGACCAAATTGATCATTAATTTTCTTAAAGAAATCAATATCAACCATACAAACACTTAGAGGTTGATTTTCTGCTTTTGCTGATGAAAAAAGCTTTTCACCTAATTGCAGTAAGTGTCGACGATTAACAACCCCCGTTAAACTGTCGGTACGAGTTGCTCGCATTAAGTTCCTCTGCCCTTTAATAACTCGATATAAGAACCAAGTGAGTATTAACAAGCAAACGGCCAACAATGCT is from Colwellia sp. Arc7-635 and encodes:
- a CDS encoding GGDEF domain-containing protein, with product MNKYVTLEYFTSRCSVFKCIAFKGRSLKSIALYFLSICMLGNVANADEALGEQQVFNQSDNLSANLAASSSEHDPAAEFIFPINAQILSLKTLSEHDRVTAQVKLLEFQALSLMLNKAEQYILYLVRANIANVEGQEYKVINWLNKAIKLEPSLAKKQLDTPLFAGAYLVLAHIYAGIGEDKKAFDNKKLYIKKYFSHLEQQKTYRLKRLNEKYDLEKRKGENELLTQNSQIKHFDITRAESDRQEQNRNITIFIAAVIVLFLLLLRQFKIRRSLKLLAKTDSLTLLPNRHSFFKSGRSYMKKALSEGKELSVLMLDIDHFKKVNDTFGHDVGDQAICNVAALASETMRDRDFLARIGGEEFAAILPDANIEQARAIAERMREKIQDSTSKTQLNKVAITVSIGLASIKDVTDNFDSLLHAADVAMYQAKTNGRNRVCSYHKER